A stretch of [Clostridium] innocuum DNA encodes these proteins:
- a CDS encoding transposase codes for MYMLVKKDKEKALQLLKDGKIIDLLPYVPQLADEIAVNAEKQHKFISAFDDSFPNHNAHHDAMPPSVFLTLGTIARLKNFQSMASFPLATTNPFLLECLNFAVRTGKEGLFNEKNVRMFSKKYSKDSFVEHTNDFLIRLFNNTTFRNMHNFSYDCSEIPVCLKNDRYENSTVITGKKGEKIRGYKLGILRGQLPHDCGYPCLITFGSLKTHDLILSKEALISNAWLKPGDNLNVDRGFLDHFLLRAMNEKGVSVTVPAKKNMEIYKEAVAIAVKENNWNVHPNPKRKHQKIQLVKDLALFYQGEAAREHGFSKEMKINAAVIRIDVKKDKKTEIDDMMVSKDKHYAYAVILCTDSRLTAREIIQNYQTRWGCEEDYRQLKEFWKLNAFTTTRYEGILLEMICCIIAYALCELFKETPKGAKYRNHCLMRYIEPEKQCFKMSEIGCTLVVPQYYAVLQMKEVMKLYRECDERTCRLLDKKMDG; via the coding sequence ATGTATATGCTAGTGAAAAAAGATAAAGAGAAAGCACTCCAGCTTCTGAAAGATGGAAAAATCATTGATCTTCTTCCATATGTTCCCCAGTTGGCCGATGAAATCGCTGTAAACGCTGAAAAGCAGCATAAATTTATATCTGCTTTTGATGATTCCTTTCCTAATCATAATGCTCATCATGATGCTATGCCTCCTAGTGTTTTTCTCACTCTTGGCACGATTGCCAGACTCAAAAATTTTCAATCCATGGCTTCTTTTCCTCTTGCCACTACAAATCCCTTTCTGCTGGAATGTCTTAATTTTGCTGTCCGTACCGGTAAAGAAGGGCTTTTCAACGAAAAAAACGTCAGAATGTTTTCTAAAAAATATAGTAAAGATTCCTTCGTTGAACATACAAATGATTTTCTCATCCGCCTTTTCAATAATACTACATTCAGAAATATGCATAATTTCAGTTATGACTGCTCTGAGATCCCTGTCTGCCTCAAGAATGACAGATATGAAAATTCAACTGTCATAACTGGCAAGAAAGGTGAGAAAATCAGAGGATATAAACTTGGCATTCTGCGTGGGCAGCTTCCACATGACTGTGGTTATCCATGTCTTATCACCTTTGGCTCACTAAAAACACATGACCTTATTCTCTCAAAAGAGGCGCTGATCAGCAACGCATGGCTGAAACCAGGAGATAATCTGAATGTGGACAGAGGTTTCCTTGACCATTTCCTGCTCAGAGCAATGAACGAAAAGGGAGTATCTGTTACTGTGCCAGCAAAAAAGAATATGGAAATCTATAAGGAGGCTGTAGCTATAGCTGTAAAAGAAAATAACTGGAATGTACATCCGAATCCCAAAAGGAAGCATCAGAAGATCCAACTTGTCAAAGATCTAGCACTATTTTATCAGGGAGAAGCAGCCAGGGAACATGGATTCAGCAAAGAAATGAAGATCAATGCAGCAGTTATACGGATTGATGTGAAAAAAGATAAGAAAACTGAAATCGATGATATGATGGTATCAAAAGACAAACATTACGCTTATGCCGTCATACTGTGTACAGACAGCAGACTTACTGCAAGAGAAATCATTCAAAATTACCAGACGAGATGGGGATGCGAGGAGGATTATCGCCAGTTGAAAGAATTCTGGAAACTGAATGCTTTCACAACGACAAGATATGAGGGAATCCTGTTAGAAATGATCTGCTGTATCATAGCATATGCATTGTGTGAACTGTTCAAAGAGACACCCAAAGGTGCAAAATACAGAAATCACTGCCTGATGAGATACATAGAGCCAGAGAAGCAGTGTTTCAAAATGTCAGAAATTGGCTGTACTTTGGTAGTACCTCAATATTATGCAGTATTACAGATGAAAGAAGTGATGAAGTTGTACAGGGAGTGTGATGAGCGTACATGTAGATTGTTAGACAAAAAGATGGATGGCTAA
- a CDS encoding aldo/keto reductase, with protein sequence MENVKLSNGIEMPMEGFGVFQVPDTQCEQVILDAIEAGYRLLDTASSYKNEEALGSAVKKAIAAGMVKREELFITTKAYIQQMGYGKTIQAFYESLNKLGLDYLDLYLIHMPLGDYYGAWRAMEDLYEAGKIRAIGVCNFDGARLMDLCYNARIRPMVNQIERHPHYQRTEELAIMKKFEIQPEGWAPFAEGLKGMFTEPVLQRIAEKHGKTVPQIILRWDIQQGVVIIPKSVHKNRMEENMAVWDFELDSDDMKQIEELNQNMPSMLDCSKPSEIDRLYDYLNNPVLTSL encoded by the coding sequence ATGGAAAATGTAAAATTAAGCAATGGGATTGAAATGCCGATGGAAGGGTTTGGTGTATTTCAGGTGCCGGATACGCAGTGCGAACAGGTTATCCTGGATGCCATTGAAGCGGGCTATCGCCTGCTGGATACAGCAAGCTCTTACAAAAATGAAGAAGCGTTAGGAAGTGCAGTAAAGAAAGCCATCGCCGCAGGCATGGTAAAGCGTGAAGAACTGTTTATCACCACAAAAGCCTATATTCAGCAGATGGGATATGGCAAGACCATACAGGCTTTCTATGAATCATTGAATAAGCTGGGACTGGATTATCTGGATTTGTATCTGATCCATATGCCTCTTGGCGATTACTATGGCGCCTGGCGGGCAATGGAGGATTTGTATGAAGCGGGAAAAATCCGTGCCATCGGTGTCTGTAACTTTGACGGGGCAAGGCTGATGGATCTTTGCTATAACGCAAGAATCAGACCTATGGTAAATCAGATTGAACGGCATCCGCATTATCAAAGAACGGAAGAACTTGCGATTATGAAGAAGTTTGAGATACAGCCTGAAGGGTGGGCGCCATTTGCGGAAGGCTTAAAAGGAATGTTTACAGAACCTGTGCTGCAAAGAATCGCAGAAAAACACGGGAAAACCGTACCGCAGATTATTCTGCGCTGGGATATTCAGCAGGGTGTCGTTATCATTCCAAAATCGGTTCACAAAAACCGTATGGAAGAAAACATGGCGGTCTGGGATTTTGAACTGGATAGTGATGATATGAAGCAAATTGAAGAACTGAATCAAAATATGCCGTCTATGCTGGACTGCTCAAAGCCAAGTGAAATCGACAGACTGTATGACTATCTGAATAACCCGGTGCTGACCAGCCTGTAA
- a CDS encoding flavodoxin family protein, whose protein sequence is MKILVLNGSPRPKGNTAAMVDAFIRGAKDAGNQIDVFSVCHMKIAGCLGCEYCHTKGNGNCIQEDDMQKIYPHFEQADMIVLASPVYYLHISGQLQCAITRTYNIGIPKNLKKAALILSSGADDVYDGAVYSYHYGFIEYMKLQDLGVFTAYGEQNKSAEKLDELYQFGRSLTA, encoded by the coding sequence GTGAAAATACTTGTTTTAAACGGCAGCCCCCGTCCGAAGGGGAATACGGCGGCTATGGTGGATGCATTTATACGGGGAGCGAAAGATGCCGGAAATCAGATTGATGTTTTTTCGGTTTGTCATATGAAGATTGCAGGATGTTTGGGCTGCGAATACTGCCACACCAAAGGAAACGGAAACTGTATACAGGAGGATGATATGCAGAAGATTTATCCGCACTTTGAGCAGGCGGATATGATTGTACTGGCATCTCCGGTTTATTATCTGCATATCTCCGGTCAGCTTCAATGTGCCATTACCAGAACCTATAACATCGGGATTCCTAAAAATCTGAAAAAGGCGGCGCTTATTTTAAGCTCAGGCGCAGATGATGTTTACGATGGAGCGGTTTATTCATACCACTATGGGTTTATTGAGTATATGAAGCTTCAAGATCTCGGTGTGTTCACAGCTTATGGCGAGCAGAACAAATCAGCAGAAAAACTGGACGAATTATATCAGTTTGGACGCAGTCTGACTGCATAA
- a CDS encoding flavodoxin family protein has protein sequence MKIAVLQGSPHKSGSSNTLAKEFMRGAKEAGHNVTVLDAAHMDMHPCLGCGHCGMNGECVHKDDNQTIRDTLLSSDMVVFATPIYYFGVSSQLKMVIDRFYSYTMKLSGKHLKAVLITAAWDDNEDVMPYCASYYEKLCRYMNFENCGIVLGTGCGTPETTKESVHMQKAYQFGKSV, from the coding sequence ATGAAGATAGCAGTTTTACAGGGAAGCCCGCATAAAAGTGGTTCTTCCAATACGCTGGCAAAGGAATTTATGCGAGGTGCAAAGGAAGCAGGACACAACGTCACAGTTTTGGACGCTGCACATATGGATATGCATCCGTGCTTGGGATGTGGGCATTGTGGTATGAACGGAGAGTGTGTTCATAAGGACGACAATCAAACGATTAGAGATACCCTGCTTTCATCGGATATGGTGGTCTTTGCAACACCGATCTATTACTTTGGTGTCAGTTCACAGCTTAAAATGGTGATTGACCGATTTTACAGCTACACAATGAAATTGTCAGGGAAACATCTGAAAGCGGTTCTCATTACTGCCGCCTGGGATGACAATGAGGATGTTATGCCATATTGCGCAAGCTATTATGAAAAGCTATGCCGCTATATGAATTTTGAAAATTGCGGAATAGTACTCGGTACGGGTTGTGGTACACCGGAAACGACAAAGGAGTCCGTACATATGCAAAAAGCATATCAGTTTGGCAAGTCTGTGTAA
- a CDS encoding flavodoxin — translation MKKIMGLFITVILILSLAACAANGTESSSTADNDTNQPSASSFNEAEESNTASEQTKNDTKILVVCFSATGNTKAVAEKIVEVTGADYFEIIPAEPYSEDDLNYNDDNCRANREQQDKNARPSISGSIENMDQYEVVLIGHPIWWGMEPRIMNTFMESYDFSGKVLANFCTSGGSGIATSTENLKALSPNANWLEGKRLSGSSDTDEIQEWIDSLKL, via the coding sequence ATGAAAAAGATAATGGGACTGTTTATAACTGTGATTCTTATTTTGTCACTTGCTGCTTGTGCAGCAAATGGTACGGAAAGCTCGTCAACAGCCGATAACGATACGAATCAACCTTCTGCATCGAGTTTCAATGAAGCAGAAGAATCAAATACAGCTTCCGAGCAGACGAAAAATGATACAAAAATTCTTGTCGTATGTTTCTCTGCAACCGGGAATACAAAAGCTGTGGCAGAGAAAATAGTTGAAGTTACGGGAGCAGATTACTTTGAAATCATTCCTGCAGAACCCTATAGTGAGGACGACCTTAATTATAATGATGATAACTGCCGTGCCAATCGTGAACAGCAGGACAAAAATGCAAGACCGTCTATTTCCGGCAGCATTGAGAATATGGATCAGTATGAAGTTGTGCTGATCGGGCATCCTATCTGGTGGGGAATGGAACCACGAATTATGAATACATTTATGGAGAGCTATGATTTTTCGGGCAAGGTGCTGGCAAATTTCTGCACCTCCGGAGGCAGCGGAATCGCCACAAGCACAGAAAATCTGAAGGCATTATCACCGAACGCCAACTGGCTTGAAGGAAAGCGCCTTTCAGGTAGTAGCGATACGGACGAGATACAGGAATGGATTGATTCCTTAAAGTTATAA
- a CDS encoding LysR family transcriptional regulator gives MIETRLFHYFLAIAREQNITKAAESLYITQSTLSKQMMDLEQQLGKQLFIRGKRKITLTEEGIFLRNRAQEIMALIENTESALQTDSTHLCGDITIGCGETIVMDYIAEMLFAFHTQYPEVKFHTHSGDADTVLERLDMGLADMGLLLGPIRQERYDYLNIHRKDIFGLLMPENCILAEQEFINIDQLKTLPLILAEQTFSGHQDLDWFGTDESVLNVVATYNLIHNATYLVERGIGYALCLDQLVNTTGRNLAFRPITPELSVDLYIVTKKYQAFSPAAKAFLNLVKQTISHQINQM, from the coding sequence ATGATTGAAACAAGATTGTTCCATTATTTTCTTGCCATTGCAAGAGAACAAAATATAACAAAAGCTGCTGAATCTCTGTATATCACACAGTCCACACTCTCTAAACAGATGATGGATTTGGAACAGCAGCTGGGGAAACAGCTTTTTATTCGCGGAAAACGGAAAATTACCCTGACGGAAGAAGGTATTTTTTTGCGCAACCGGGCGCAGGAGATTATGGCACTTATTGAAAATACGGAGTCTGCTCTTCAAACAGATTCCACACACCTATGCGGGGATATCACCATTGGCTGCGGTGAAACCATTGTGATGGATTATATTGCCGAAATGTTATTTGCATTTCATACACAGTATCCGGAAGTTAAATTCCATACTCACAGTGGGGATGCTGACACTGTTTTGGAAAGATTGGATATGGGATTAGCGGATATGGGATTGCTGCTCGGTCCAATTCGACAAGAAAGGTACGACTATCTCAACATACACAGGAAAGATATATTCGGTCTTTTAATGCCTGAAAACTGCATATTGGCTGAGCAGGAATTTATCAATATTGACCAGCTAAAAACACTGCCCCTGATTTTGGCAGAGCAAACTTTTTCCGGTCATCAGGACTTAGACTGGTTCGGAACAGATGAATCTGTGTTAAATGTAGTTGCAACCTACAATTTAATTCATAACGCTACTTACTTAGTAGAACGAGGTATCGGTTACGCACTCTGCCTTGATCAATTAGTAAATACTACAGGAAGAAATTTAGCCTTTCGTCCTATCACCCCGGAACTGTCTGTTGATTTATATATCGTAACAAAGAAATACCAGGCATTCTCTCCTGCAGCAAAAGCTTTTCTGAATTTGGTAAAGCAAACCATTTCACACCAAATCAATCAAATGTAA
- a CDS encoding virulence RhuM family protein, translating to MDDRGEIIIYQTEDGLTKIDVSMQDETVWLSLEQMADLFQRDKSTISKHIKNIFDDGELVRNSVVAKFATTAADGKTYQVDYYNLDVIISVGYRVKSQRGVQFRIWATNILKEYIKKGFAMDDDRLKELGNGGYFKELLERIRDIRASEKVFYRQVLEIYATSVNYNPNAAVSIQFFKKVQNKIHYAVSGETAAEVIYHRADAEKDFMGLMSFSGEQPTLREAKIAKNYLDEKELRAMGQLVSGYLDFAERQAEREIPMTMEDWAKHLDGILTSTGENLLIGNGTISHNQAMDKAQTEYKKYKAKTISSVEQDYLNSIKQLEQKGKRNKS from the coding sequence ATGGATGACCGTGGAGAAATAATAATCTACCAGACTGAAGATGGTCTGACGAAGATAGATGTCAGCATGCAGGACGAAACGGTGTGGCTGTCACTGGAACAGATGGCTGATTTGTTTCAAAGAGATAAGTCTACCATATCCAAGCATATAAAAAACATCTTTGACGATGGAGAATTAGTCAGAAATTCAGTTGTTGCAAAATTTGCAACAACTGCTGCGGATGGGAAAACATATCAAGTGGATTACTACAACCTTGATGTTATTATCTCCGTTGGCTATCGAGTGAAATCCCAGCGTGGTGTTCAATTCCGCATATGGGCAACAAACATCTTAAAGGAATACATCAAAAAGGGCTTTGCAATGGACGATGACCGTCTGAAAGAGCTGGGCAATGGCGGATACTTTAAGGAGTTACTTGAAAGAATCCGTGACATCCGAGCTTCTGAAAAAGTGTTCTATCGTCAGGTGTTGGAAATCTATGCGACCAGTGTTAATTACAATCCCAACGCAGCAGTCTCTATACAATTTTTCAAGAAAGTGCAGAACAAAATTCATTATGCCGTATCAGGAGAAACAGCAGCAGAAGTAATTTACCATCGTGCGGATGCCGAAAAAGACTTCATGGGACTGATGTCATTTTCCGGAGAACAGCCGACTTTGCGGGAAGCAAAGATCGCAAAGAATTATTTGGATGAAAAAGAACTTCGTGCGATGGGTCAGCTGGTTTCCGGATATCTTGATTTTGCTGAGAGACAGGCAGAGCGTGAGATTCCAATGACTATGGAGGACTGGGCCAAGCATCTCGATGGTATTTTGACTTCCACAGGAGAAAATCTGCTGATTGGAAATGGTACTATCAGCCATAATCAGGCAATGGATAAAGCGCAGACGGAGTATAAAAAATACAAAGCGAAAACCATAAGCAGCGTGGAGCAGGATTATTTGAACAGCATTAAGCAACTGGAACAGAAAGGCAAAAGAAACAAGTCATGA
- a CDS encoding alpha/beta hydrolase — MSHYICRLSDEVERKHIRYNNRYGITLAGDLYTPKDMDKSKKYTAVVVGAPYGGVKEQGPCVYANELAQRGFVVLTFDPCYMGESAGEPRHVSSPDLFSENISAGVDYLGLFPFVDRDKIAAIGICGSGGFSLSAAQVDTRIRAVITASMYDMSAASRLGTDKETLQKNKERLSAQRWIDAKNGCPEWIPSFPEEPVDKVPEGLDPVSDEFYRFYGVKRGHHPNAQAGFTTTSDLSFMNYSLLDHVDEISPRPILMIVGDRAASRFFSEQVYERAAEPKELYIVEDAEHIDLYDRTDRIPFDKIESFLRKNLK; from the coding sequence ATGAGTCATTACATTTGCAGATTGAGTGATGAGGTTGAAAGAAAACACATTCGTTACAACAACCGCTACGGAATTACCCTTGCAGGAGATTTGTATACTCCGAAGGATATGGATAAAAGCAAAAAGTATACGGCTGTTGTTGTGGGCGCGCCTTACGGCGGCGTGAAAGAACAGGGTCCCTGTGTATACGCAAACGAGCTGGCACAGAGAGGCTTTGTTGTGCTGACCTTTGATCCCTGTTATATGGGAGAAAGTGCCGGAGAACCCCGCCATGTGTCCTCACCCGATTTGTTCAGCGAGAACATCAGCGCAGGCGTAGATTATCTTGGACTTTTTCCTTTTGTAGACAGAGATAAGATTGCTGCAATCGGAATCTGCGGCAGCGGTGGATTCTCTTTGTCAGCGGCACAGGTGGATACCAGAATCAGAGCGGTTATCACAGCAAGTATGTATGATATGAGTGCGGCTTCCAGACTGGGTACAGACAAAGAAACGCTTCAGAAAAACAAAGAAAGACTGTCTGCTCAGCGCTGGATTGATGCAAAGAACGGCTGTCCGGAGTGGATTCCGTCATTTCCCGAAGAGCCTGTGGATAAGGTCCCCGAAGGTCTTGATCCTGTATCCGATGAATTTTATCGTTTTTATGGTGTCAAGAGAGGACATCATCCAAATGCACAGGCGGGGTTCACCACAACAAGCGATTTGTCGTTTATGAATTATTCATTGCTTGACCATGTAGACGAAATCTCTCCTCGTCCGATCCTGATGATCGTAGGCGACAGAGCAGCGTCACGCTTCTTTAGCGAACAGGTGTATGAGAGAGCTGCCGAGCCGAAAGAACTCTATATTGTAGAGGATGCGGAGCATATCGACCTGTATGACAGAACGGACAGAATCCCGTTTGATAAAATTGAAAGTTTTCTGCGTAAAAACCTGAAATAA
- a CDS encoding helix-turn-helix domain-containing protein has translation MNFLTTAEISKIWKVSRRRVSALCNEGRVNGAILKGKTWLIPQGTNKLDDPRRIQKNAHCD, from the coding sequence ATGAATTTTTTAACTACTGCAGAAATATCAAAAATATGGAAAGTTTCAAGAAGGCGCGTATCTGCACTTTGTAACGAAGGAAGAGTGAATGGTGCTATACTTAAAGGCAAAACTTGGTTGATACCGCAAGGTACAAATAAGCTAGATGATCCAAGAAGAATTCAGAAAAACGCGCATTGCGATTAA
- a CDS encoding MFS transporter, which yields MDKKSSRMILILTFGVFGILNTEMGIVGILPMIAEQFQVNIATAGWLVSAFALVVAVAGPTMPLICSKMNRKTLMLVSGGIFIITNIISAVAPNFTVLMLARIVPAAFHPAYVSMALTEAGKAVKPEESAKAVAKVFIGVSAGMVLGVPVTNLIAANSSFTVAMLFFAAVNVTAFVLTIFFIPSLPTMGTVPYGKQLGVLKKPAMLLSIVIVVFLNGAIFGFYSYISDFFGTITKINASTISLFLMFYGIANIVGNMIAGKILTVNAKLSTFVLPFVLAAAYIGLFLTGRLTAATAICIVVIGALAGINSNVNQYLITQAGPEAPEFSNGLYLTSANLGTTFGTFICGLFITAMDTRYALMGTFIFVAVGFVAILLKMGMEKSIITANEGGKNLEWKM from the coding sequence ATGGATAAGAAAAGCAGTAGAATGATTTTAATACTTACATTCGGCGTTTTTGGAATTCTTAATACGGAAATGGGGATCGTAGGAATCCTGCCGATGATTGCAGAGCAATTTCAGGTAAACATAGCCACAGCAGGCTGGCTGGTCAGTGCTTTTGCACTTGTGGTAGCCGTAGCAGGACCGACTATGCCGCTAATTTGCTCTAAAATGAACCGGAAAACGCTGATGCTGGTTTCAGGCGGAATTTTCATCATTACAAATATTATTTCGGCAGTTGCGCCGAATTTTACGGTACTGATGCTTGCGCGTATCGTACCGGCTGCATTTCATCCGGCGTATGTGTCAATGGCATTAACGGAAGCAGGAAAAGCAGTGAAGCCGGAAGAATCGGCAAAGGCCGTAGCAAAGGTATTTATCGGCGTATCAGCGGGAATGGTGCTTGGTGTACCCGTTACCAATCTGATTGCGGCGAACTCCTCTTTTACAGTTGCCATGCTGTTTTTTGCGGCAGTGAACGTGACTGCATTTGTCTTGACCATCTTTTTTATCCCTTCTCTGCCTACAATGGGAACGGTACCCTATGGGAAGCAGCTTGGTGTGCTGAAAAAGCCGGCCATGCTTTTGTCCATTGTTATTGTCGTGTTTTTAAACGGTGCGATATTCGGCTTTTACAGTTATATTTCCGACTTTTTTGGCACGATTACAAAAATCAATGCATCTACCATCAGTCTGTTTTTGATGTTCTATGGAATAGCGAATATTGTTGGTAATATGATTGCAGGAAAGATTCTCACAGTGAATGCAAAGCTGTCAACATTTGTCCTGCCCTTTGTTTTGGCAGCGGCATATATCGGGTTGTTTCTGACGGGAAGACTGACGGCTGCCACAGCAATTTGCATCGTAGTTATCGGAGCATTGGCAGGAATCAATTCCAATGTGAACCAGTATCTGATTACCCAAGCAGGACCGGAAGCACCGGAGTTTTCCAACGGGCTGTATCTGACCTCAGCGAATCTCGGTACCACATTTGGAACATTTATTTGTGGGTTATTTATTACGGCGATGGATACACGCTATGCACTGATGGGAACATTCATATTTGTTGCAGTCGGTTTTGTTGCAATACTTTTGAAAATGGGAATGGAAAAATCAATAATCACAGCGAATGAAGGAGGTAAGAACTTAGAATGGAAAATGTAA